One region of Aquipuribacter sp. SD81 genomic DNA includes:
- a CDS encoding PGN_0703 family putative restriction endonuclease translates to MDPRWDSDALTVASDTARLRRYRRAQSRWRETVLGLPPGESAPARNVGSRLRTDAPDSAQWLTPHVAAYVADRLPQAERDGEAIERGRLFGNLLSSQPLCFNVFGQLAAYPNAAARLLTRLLDQHVDRVDDVLVEHTPPAAKATLGDRSAFDAYLALTIDGAPAFVGVETKYTEPFSATKYRRDSYDQVTERADGWFVKDAARAAVTSATNQLWRTLMLAQTTELQTDAGSGTVLVLCLDDDPHATQAVDGMHELLREPDRRLRRVTFERMVEAASEEEDLRAWAALFTARYLTL, encoded by the coding sequence ATGGACCCTCGGTGGGACAGCGACGCCCTTACGGTCGCCAGTGACACCGCTCGACTTCGTCGCTACCGGCGGGCGCAGTCCCGGTGGCGCGAGACCGTCCTCGGTCTGCCCCCGGGCGAGTCGGCTCCTGCCCGGAACGTCGGCAGCCGTCTGCGGACTGACGCTCCCGACTCGGCTCAGTGGCTCACGCCCCACGTCGCCGCGTACGTCGCCGACCGTCTGCCGCAGGCGGAGCGCGACGGCGAGGCGATCGAGCGAGGCCGCCTCTTCGGCAACCTGCTGTCGAGCCAGCCGCTGTGCTTCAACGTCTTCGGACAGCTGGCCGCCTACCCGAACGCAGCGGCGCGTCTCCTCACTCGTCTCCTCGACCAACACGTCGACCGGGTCGACGACGTCCTCGTCGAGCACACCCCGCCTGCCGCCAAGGCGACCCTCGGCGACCGCAGCGCCTTCGACGCCTACCTGGCCCTCACGATCGACGGCGCGCCCGCCTTCGTCGGCGTCGAAACCAAGTACACCGAGCCGTTCAGCGCGACGAAGTACCGCCGCGACAGCTACGACCAGGTGACCGAGCGCGCGGACGGCTGGTTCGTCAAGGACGCAGCCCGGGCCGCGGTCACTTCCGCCACCAACCAGCTGTGGCGCACGCTCATGCTCGCGCAGACGACGGAGCTGCAGACCGACGCCGGGTCGGGGACGGTCCTGGTGCTCTGCCTCGACGACGACCCGCACGCCACGCAAGCCGTCGACGGCATGCACGAGCTGCTGCGCGAACCCGACCGGCGCCTGCGCCGGGTCACGTTCGAGCGGATGGTCGAGGCCGCGTCGGAGGAGGAGGACCTGCGGGCCTGGGCGGCGCTGTTCACGGCGCGCTACCTGACGCTGTAG